From the genome of Armatimonadota bacterium, one region includes:
- a CDS encoding S41 family peptidase, giving the protein MIRGRLTGALLVVALVVGVFLAGFGMGQRAVAARSADDQGFALLRELLTQVRREYLNPVPEASRLFDGAARGMLDALGDPYTRYMDARVYKEFSQDAKGFFFGVGIFIDIRDGHLIVVQPIEGTPAHRAGLRAGDRILRINQVPTDGMALQEAVTRIRGPAGTKVTLRIGRAGQTNDVEITRARVQIVTVQGPGTLDPAMRKQLSDARLGYMRVLTFNELTSKEVASALDRVEKEGVRGLVLDLRSNGGGLLGAATQVADRFVPDGQPVVHVVDRDGRRKTDRAGPGAKMTLPVVVLVNEFTASASEILAGALHDSAGAALVGQRTFGKGVIQTLFPLAGGGAAAVTTAKYLTPAGTDIHGKGILPDVAAGDRLEGKAEAEVDRIQAQQLRRGIEVLKQRAAQRR; this is encoded by the coding sequence GTGATCCGGGGTAGGTTGACCGGCGCACTTCTGGTGGTGGCTCTGGTCGTCGGCGTGTTCCTGGCCGGCTTTGGGATGGGGCAGCGCGCGGTGGCGGCGCGGTCGGCCGACGACCAGGGGTTTGCATTGCTGCGTGAACTGCTCACGCAGGTCCGAAGGGAGTACCTGAACCCGGTCCCTGAGGCCTCAAGGCTATTCGACGGAGCGGCGAGAGGCATGCTCGATGCCCTCGGGGATCCCTACACGCGCTACATGGATGCCCGCGTCTACAAGGAGTTCTCGCAGGACGCGAAGGGGTTCTTCTTCGGGGTCGGGATATTCATTGACATCCGGGACGGCCATCTGATCGTTGTCCAACCGATCGAGGGTACGCCTGCCCACCGGGCCGGCCTGCGCGCTGGAGACCGCATCCTGCGCATCAACCAGGTGCCGACCGATGGGATGGCCCTACAGGAGGCGGTGACCCGCATCCGCGGCCCGGCCGGGACCAAGGTGACGTTGCGGATTGGCCGCGCCGGCCAGACAAACGACGTTGAGATTACGCGCGCCCGCGTGCAGATCGTTACCGTACAGGGGCCCGGAACGCTCGACCCGGCGATGCGGAAGCAGCTCTCGGACGCCCGTCTGGGCTACATGCGCGTGCTCACCTTCAACGAGTTGACGTCGAAGGAGGTCGCCTCTGCGCTCGATCGGGTGGAGAAGGAAGGGGTCCGTGGGCTAGTTCTCGACCTGCGGAGCAACGGCGGCGGGCTCCTGGGTGCGGCCACGCAGGTCGCGGACCGGTTCGTGCCGGACGGCCAGCCCGTCGTACACGTCGTTGACCGGGACGGACGCCGGAAGACCGATCGGGCGGGCCCCGGAGCCAAGATGACACTCCCGGTTGTCGTGTTGGTCAACGAGTTCACTGCCAGCGCATCCGAGATCCTGGCCGGCGCGCTCCACGATTCCGCGGGCGCTGCCCTGGTGGGCCAGCGGACTTTCGGCAAGGGCGTGATCCAAACCCTGTTCCCCCTGGCAGGCGGTGGAGCCGCAGCCGTGACAACGGCCAAATACCTCACCCCGGCTGGCACGGATATCCACGGCAAGGGGATTCTGCCCGACGTGGCCGCAGGAGATCGCCTCGAGGGTAAGGCAGAGGCAGAGGTTGACCGGATTCAGGCACAGCAACTCCGGCGAGGGATAGAAGTGCTCAAGCAGCGCGCGGCGCAGCGACGCTAG
- a CDS encoding divergent polysaccharide deacetylase family protein, which produces MARPGRRRTKRGSESVMRMAWLAMAILLLGIAAGWWLASERRPAPPDGVSSPRAVRTPPSAAVQTTRPRRSPVPAPSYPADSSARVAIVFDDAGGSLGDVEEIIAIGRPATVAVLPGLRYSGEVSQRAQTAGLEVILHLPLEPMDGAKALGPGGVTVAMGEAQIQAAVRAGLASVPGATGVSNHMGSRATADRRVMRAVMDVVRERGLFFLDSKTTPHSVAGSVAAETGIRSAARTVFLDNENDPEAIRREIRRLIEIALRHGEAVAVAHAQRLTSRVVAEMLPEFDRAGVAFVPVSAIAR; this is translated from the coding sequence ATGGCACGACCCGGACGGCGGCGAACGAAGCGAGGGTCCGAGAGCGTTATGCGAATGGCCTGGCTGGCCATGGCCATCCTGTTGCTGGGGATCGCGGCAGGATGGTGGCTGGCTTCTGAACGGCGGCCGGCACCACCCGACGGGGTTTCGTCTCCTCGGGCGGTCAGGACCCCGCCTTCGGCTGCTGTGCAGACGACGAGACCGCGCCGGTCTCCGGTGCCTGCGCCGTCCTACCCGGCAGATTCGTCTGCCAGGGTGGCGATTGTCTTCGACGATGCAGGCGGCAGCCTGGGCGACGTGGAAGAGATCATTGCCATTGGGCGGCCGGCTACCGTGGCCGTACTTCCAGGCCTGCGGTACTCTGGCGAGGTTTCCCAAAGGGCCCAGACTGCGGGGCTGGAGGTAATCCTGCATCTTCCATTGGAGCCCATGGATGGCGCCAAGGCCCTGGGCCCGGGCGGGGTGACGGTGGCGATGGGCGAGGCCCAGATCCAGGCAGCGGTGCGGGCCGGACTGGCGTCGGTTCCAGGCGCCACCGGCGTTAGTAACCACATGGGATCGCGCGCGACCGCAGACCGGCGGGTCATGCGCGCGGTCATGGACGTGGTCCGGGAGCGCGGTCTCTTCTTTCTGGACAGCAAGACAACTCCCCACTCTGTGGCCGGCTCGGTCGCGGCAGAGACTGGTATCCGGAGCGCCGCCCGTACCGTGTTCCTGGACAATGAGAACGATCCCGAGGCAATCCGCCGTGAGATCCGTCGTCTGATCGAGATCGCGCTCCGCCACGGCGAGGCGGTCGCCGTTGCGCACGCCCAGCGTCTTACCTCGCGCGTTGTGGCTGAGATGCTGCCCGAGTTTGACCGCGCGGGGGTTGCGTTCGTGCCGGTCTCAGCAATCGCCCGATGA